A segment of the Flavobacteriales bacterium genome:
TATGGAAGGTTTCATTGTAGATTTCAACGACACAATTATGACACATGAGTTTATAGAAGAAGTACCCGATGATATTAAGTATTGTGCTGTGATTCTAAATCCAGAAGGAGAATACGATTTGCTTTCTTGGGATAAAAAGGAAGAAGGTGTATCGCCGATTAGATATCAGGAAGAGCTAATTGTTAAATGGCAAAAGAACAGGATTCAGTTTAGAATAGGTGGGATGAAAAAGCTATATAATGTAATTAGAGAGGATGATGAGGTGATTTTAGTGGCACACGATACTTATGTTAACACTAATTGGTAAAAAGCGATGGAAGACGAAAGTTCGATGGTAAAAATATTTACAGGAAGTGAAATTGCCGCAATGCACTTAAAAGGAATCTTAGAAGAGATTGGCCTACCTGTTAAGATTCGGAACGACTATCATGTTGAACTTACTGCTGGATTTGGTGGGGTTGCTGGATCGGCAATGGTTGATCTTTATATCCTCGAAAGAAATTTAGATAAAGCCCAGCCTATAATTGATGAATTTTCGCATGGCAAGCAATAATCTGTTTTGATAGAAAAAATTTATCTTAACTGCCGTTAAGAAAAAAGCATTGAAAGAAACTTCCTTAAATAATATCCAAGCCTGGAAACTCGCCCTGATTCCAGCGATCCTTGCATTCTTTTTATATGCAAATACTTTAGATCATCAATATGCTTTGGATGATGGCCTGGTCTTAATAAATAATACACTTGTTCAAGATGGTTTAGGAAGTCTAGGAGAGATCTTCACCACAAACATGCTTAATGGTATTAACGGATTTAATGGCGGTGTTTATAGGCCCACATTAATTGCCTCTTTTGCTTTGGAGGTGGAGCTTTTTGGAAACAATGCTTTTATCAGTCATCTCTTTAATGTTCTTTATTACGCGCTTAGCGTTTTCGTATTGGGCATTTTAATGTTCCGGTTGTTCAATAAGTACCATGTTCTCATTCCTCTTAGCATAACACTTCTTTTCGCTGTACATCCAGTTCACACGGAAGCTGTAGCGAATATTAAAGGAAGAGATGAAATCTTTGCGTTTTTATTTTCAATATCGAGTATGCTCTTTTTTATTAAGTACATCGATACTAACAAGCTATTAAATGCTGCATTAGGACTACTATTCTTCATGATATCTTTTATCTCGAAAGAAAGCGCCATAACGCTAATAGCGGTTATTCCATTGATGTTACATTTTTTCACGGATACAAACAAAGAAAAGATATTTAAAGTACTTGGTGCACTAGCAGCTGTAACAGCAATTCTTCTTTGGTGGCATCATCACGTTATTTCTGGTATGACAAGAGCCATGGATGATGGTATTGTGAGTGCCTTAAATAACTCTGTGGTATCTACAGATAGCCTAATTGAAAGATTAGCAACGGGAGCTTATATCCAGTTGCTATACGTGTGGAAGCTTATTGTGCCATTCTATTTAACCCACGACTATTCCTATAATCAAATACCTGTCGTTGGCTTATTTCATGCTAAGTCTTTAGGCGGATTGGCAGTAATTATAGGATTGCTGTTTGTCGCTTATAAAGGTTTGATGAAGAAAGACCCCATCTCTTTTGGCATCCTATTTTTCTTCTTCACCATAATAACGGTAGCTAATGTGCTCATGTATATTGGAGCCACTTTCGCGGAAAGGTTTTTATATGCCCCTTCTCTTGGCTATGCAATGGTAGTAGGTATGCTGCTTCCTAAATTAATGAGAGACAAAGTGCTTGATTTGTCTTCTGGAGTAATTCAAGTATTAAAGAATAATAAGATCTATGCTCTTGTTTTAATAGTGCTGCTGAGTCTATATGGAGCAAGAACGATTGACAGAAATAAAGATTGGGAAAACAACGATACCTTATTCTCTAATGATGTTAAGATTGCTACGGAAAGTGCACGGATACATTACAATTGGGGAACGGAATTGTATAGACAGGCTAACGATATTATTGATATAGAAAGGAGAAAGAATATGGCAGCAAAAGGAGCGGCCGAATTGGAAATGGCAGTTGCTATTTTCCCCGAATACTTAGATGCATGGAATAATCTGGGAAACTGTTATAAGTTAACCGAAGAGTACGACAAGGCCATCTTTTCGTTTAATTCAGCCCTTCAATTCGATCCGGGTTATAGCAAGGCATATTATAATGGAGGATTTGCTTTCTATGATGCTAAGGATTACAAAAACTGCATTACCTATCTATCTAATTACCTTCAATTAAAACAGGCCGATTATGGTTTATACTACCTAATAGGAAAGAGCTATGGTAACCTAGGTGATTTTGATAATGCGATAACGTACTTAAAGTTGTCTCTCACTTTAAAGCCGGATTACCTTACTGCAATGAAAGACCTGGGAGCAGCATATGGCATGAAGAAGGATTTTAAAAACTCCATAGAAATTTCTTTGAAGGCAATTAAGCAAGATCCGAATTCAATAAACGTTTTGAGAAATATAGCTGTAGGCTATTACAATTTAGGTGACGAGCCAAAATACATTGAGTACCTCGCAAGGTCTAAAGCAGCAGAAGAAGCTGCAAAACAGAAGTAAGCTTATTTAGATTTATCTAAAGCTTGCTCGATGTCTTTGATGATGTCAATGATGTCTTCTAATCCAACAGAAATACGAATAAGACCGTTTGAAATTCCAACCGCTGCTCTTTCTTCATCGGATAATTTGGAATGAGTTGTAGAAGCAGGATGAGTTGCAATTGTTCTTGTATCTCCCAAGTTGGCAGTTAGTGAACACATCTCAAGGTTGTCTAATAATTTAACACCTCTTTCCAATCCGCCTTTCACAGTGAATGTTACAACTCCACCACCAAGTCTCATTTGACGTTGTGCTATCTCAAACTGAGGGTGTGATTTCAATCCTGGATATTTTACTGTTTCAATATCTGGATGTGCCTCTAATATTTGTGCAAGCTTTAATGCATTTTCACAGTGACGATCCATTCGAACCGCAAGTGTTTCTAAACTTTTAGAAAGTACCCAAGCATTAAAAGGAGACATCGAAGGACCAGTTCTTCTGCAGAACATGTATACTTTTTCGATTAGCTCTTCATTTCCTAAAACGATACCACCCATTACTCTTCCTTGGCCATCAATAAATTTGGTCGCAGAATGACAAGATATATGAGCGCCGTATTTAATTGGCTGCTGCAAATAAGGTGTTGCGAAGCAGTTGTCTACATTTAAAATTAAACCATGTGCTTCCGCCAGGTTAGCTGCCCACTCTAAATCGATAATATCTAAACCAGGATTAGAAGGCGTTTCAATGAACAACATTTTCGTGTTCTTCTTGATATTCGCTTCCCATGTTTCTGGTTTGTCAACGTCTACATATGTGTATTCAATTCCGAATCTTGTAAGATCGTGTAGGATTAAGCTGTGGATAGAACCAAAAATAGATCTTGAAACTAAAAGGTGATCTCCAGCGCTAAGCAAAGCGGCGAAACTTGCGAAGATAGCAGCCATACCAGAAGCTGTTGCATGTCCTCTTTCAGCTTCTTCAAGTAAACACATTTTTGCTTCGAATTCGCTTGTATTAGGGTTCGAAAATCGGCTGTAAATGTTTCTATCGATTTCACCATTAAACGTAGCTCGCATTTCTTCAGCATCGTCGTAGCAGAAACTAGAAGTAAGATACATTGGCACAGAGTGCTCTTTCATCTGTGTTCTTTCAGCTTGCGTTCTTACGGCTTTCGTTTCAAAATTCTGGCCCATAATTTTATTTATTTAATGTGTAACTCGATGTAATTTTCGCAGTCTTTTCAATCATTCTACCAACCGAACAGTATTTGTCTACGGATAGATCGATGGCGCGTTTCAATCTGTTTTCATCTACATCTCCTGTTACGTTGAATTCAATATTAATCTCATCGAATATAGAAGGAACAGCATCTACACGAGATGCGGTGATTACAACCTTGTATGTGTCTACAACTTGTTTTTGCTTTTTAAGGATGTTTAGAACATCAATAGAACTACATCCACCTAATCCCATTAGAACCAATTGCATCGGACGGGCACCAGCATTTACACCACCTATTTCTGGAGATCCATCCATAGAAACCACATTACCGGTTTCGTTGGTAGCCTCCATATGCATGGCATCGTTTACTCTATTTATTTCGATCTTCATTTTAGTTCATAAAAGGTTTGATGATGTCTGTAAGTAATCCTGTTTCTGTAAGGAACCCATCGTGACCAAATTCAGAATCAATCTCTTTGTAAACGGCGTTACCTAGTTTTTCAGCCAAATAAATTTGCTCAACAATTGGAGATAATAAATCACTTCTAGTTCCTATTACTAGCGTATTTGTTTTAATGTCTCCAAGTACTTTTTCTATACTATTTCCTCTTTTCCAAGCTACGTTATGTGCATCCATAGCTTTGGTTAAGTACCAATATGAGTAAGCATTAAAGCGATTCAATAATTTTCGCCCTTGATAATGAATGTATGATGCAGCTTTAAAATCTTCAATTTTAGGCTCTGCGTCTAATTGCTTTTCTTGGAAAATCTCGTAATTACGGTAAGTCAAGATACCTATTGCTCTTGCCAACTTTAATCCGTTCGATGCCGCCTTAATATCTTTCTCCCCCCATGTCTTATCATTTTCAATTGCCATTCTTTGGGTAGTATGAATAGCAATTCTCCAAGCCGATTCTTGTGCGCCTGTAGAAATGACAACCATTTTTTCAAATACTTCAGGTTCGATGATTGCCCATTCTAAGATTTGTGAACCACCCATCGAGCCAGCCATACCGAGGCTAATTTTCTCAATCCCTAGATGCTTTCTAAGCATAACATGCGCTTTAGCGATGTCACGCATTGTGATCATTGGAAAATCTAAAAAGTATGGCTTGCCAGAATCTGGGTCAATACTAGTTGGACCTGTAGAGCCAAAACATGAACCGATGATGTTAGCGCAAACCACAAATTTATCGGGACCAATTAGTTTGCCATCGCCAAATAATCCGCCCCACCAATCTTCAACATTAGAGTTTGCCGTAAGCGCGTGACAGACCCAAACAACATTGCTTTTATCTTCGTTAAGCTCGCCATATGTGTGATAGGCGATTTCTATGTTGTTGAGACGCTTACCGCAATCTAAGTGTAGCGTGCTCTCGGTTTTAAATAACTCTTTTGCCATTATTCTTGTTAATTATAAATGCAATCCACATTCAGTTTTTCTCGAATCCATCCATCTTCCTTGACGACCTTCTCCTTTTTGGGTACAATGTGTACAGCCAACGGAAGAATATCCAGTATCCTTCATAGGGTGAAAAGGAAGATCGTGTTCTTTAATGTAAGCTTCGCTTTCTTCTTGGGTTAAATCTATTAATGGATGGAATTTGATTATGCCATTTTTTTCTTCGAAAACTTTAAGTCGACTTCTGTATCTACTTTGCCAAGACATTAAGCCAGACACCCAAACTTTGTGGTTTTCTTTAACTTTTTCTAAAGGCTCCACTTTGTTTATTGAGCAGCACAGGTCTACATCCTTTGTCCACGTTTCGTCTTTAGTAGTAAATTCATTTTTCCAATCTTCCGGATAAATATCTACTACATTAAGACCAAAACGATCAATTAGATCTTGCTTGTACTTTAATGTTGCTTCGAAAAGATAGTGTGTATCGATAAAGTGAATTGGTTGCTCTTTCTTAATCTGATTAAAGATGTGAATCATTAGAATAGAAGTGATCCCAAATGAAGAAGTAAGTAATACATCTTCCATCTCGAAATCGTTGTACAACTCCTTGATACGTTCCTCGTAGTTGAGGTCCTTATACTTTGCGTTTATATTGTCTAATTCTCCCATCGTCTTAGTTAGAAGCTAATGCTTCACTTGCTTGTGAAAGATAAGCGTCAATGCCACCTTTCAAATTATACAAGTTATTAAACCCATGTTGTTCTTGAAGTAGACGAATAGCTCGCTCACTTCTTTTGCCAGATTTACAATGGATAATTACTCTCTTATCTCTTGATATTTCTTTGTGCCTAATTTTAACTTCATTTAGAGGAATTAACTCTCCTTCTATGTTGTTTACGGCGTATTCTTCGGGATTACGAACATCAATTATTTGAATCTGTTCCTTCCCATTAATTAGGTCTACTAGTTCAGAAATATTGATTTCGTTTAAAGAATCTTCAAGTCCTTCATGAAGTACATTAACACCACAAAAGGCTTCGTAATCTATAAGTTCTTTTACTGGTGATGTATCTTCGTTTTTACTAAACTTAATCGTTCTTGATTCGGCTTTTAAAGCGTCAAAAATGAAGAGCTTACCAGAAAGAGGTTCGCCTATTTCTGTAATAACCTTTATTGTTTCGTTGGCTTGCATGGTGCCAATTATTCCTGGAAGAACACCAATTACACCACCTTCTGCACAACTTGGTATTGAATTAGGTGCTGGTGGCTCTGGAAATAGGTCTCTATAGTTTGGTCCTCTTACTCCATCAACTAATAAGTTGAAGACAGAAACTTGTCCTTCAAAACGATAGATAGAAGCATAGATTAAAGTCTTGTTGGCGATAACACAAGCGTCGTTAATTAAATAGCGAGTAGGAAAGTTATCCGAACCATCGGAAACGATATCGTACTCTTTTATTATTTCTAAAGCATTCTTAGAGGTAATCTTTTCATAATAAGTCTTAACCGAAATAGAAGGATTTAATGCTTCTAGTTTATTCTTAGCAAGCTCAACTTTAGACGAACCTATTTCGTTGTCAGTAAAAAGAATTTGACGGTGGAGGTTACTTCTATCCACAACATCAAAATCAATAATGCCAATAGTGCCAATTCCGGCCGCTGCCAAATAAAGTAAAACAGGACTGCCTAAACCACCACTTCCAATAACCAGTACTTTGGCATCTTTCAGCTTTTGCTGACCCTTCAATCCCATTTCCGGCAAAATAATTTGACAGTTGTATTGCTCTAATTCTTGTGAATTAAATGCAGACGAGGAATTATTTAGATTAGCAGTAGGCACGATTAGTTTTGTTGCTCTTCTTTTTCTTTTAAGACCAAAATTTGAGTAAGATCATTAAGTGCTTTTGCCTTTTGGGCTAAGTCACCTTGTATTCTATCTCTTAAAGCATGTAGATTCTCGATGCTGTCATCCATCTCATCCGGAAGGTGTTCTTCGAAATATTGACGTAATCTTTTTGCAACCACAGGTGATTTCCCGTTTGTTGAAATAGCAATTTTTAAATGCTTCTTGTTTACAATAGAACCAAAGTAGAAATCACATAAGCCAGGGGTATCAACCACATTTGTTAAGATGCGATACTTCTTACCCATCTCTTTGATTTCAGCATTCACCTCTTTATTGTTAGTTGCTAAAATCATCATGTCTACTCCATGTAAGTCAGGCTCCTCAAAAGAACGCTCTGCTACTTCCACATTTGCATGTTGAATAGCAAATCGCTCAAAGGCATCGCTCACCTTTTCGGCAACCACTTTAATCCTTGCTTTAGGAGAACTGGCTATCAAAACGGTTAGTTTTTCTAGTCCAATGTTACCGGCACCAACAATAAGAGTATCCCACTCTTCCAGTTTAAGAAAGAGGGGAAAGAGATTATTTCTATCTGAAGAAATGCTCATGATCTGTTTATACAGTTGCTTTTTCGCGAGCCGACATGTCTTTAACTTGCGTTAAGAATGCATTAGCTTCTTCTAAATATT
Coding sequences within it:
- a CDS encoding DUF2007 domain-containing protein, with protein sequence MEDESSMVKIFTGSEIAAMHLKGILEEIGLPVKIRNDYHVELTAGFGGVAGSAMVDLYILERNLDKAQPIIDEFSHGKQ
- a CDS encoding OsmC family protein, whose amino-acid sequence is MKIEINRVNDAMHMEATNETGNVVSMDGSPEIGGVNAGARPMQLVLMGLGGCSSIDVLNILKKQKQVVDTYKVVITASRVDAVPSIFDEINIEFNVTGDVDENRLKRAIDLSVDKYCSVGRMIEKTAKITSSYTLNK
- a CDS encoding tetratricopeptide repeat protein, coding for MKETSLNNIQAWKLALIPAILAFFLYANTLDHQYALDDGLVLINNTLVQDGLGSLGEIFTTNMLNGINGFNGGVYRPTLIASFALEVELFGNNAFISHLFNVLYYALSVFVLGILMFRLFNKYHVLIPLSITLLFAVHPVHTEAVANIKGRDEIFAFLFSISSMLFFIKYIDTNKLLNAALGLLFFMISFISKESAITLIAVIPLMLHFFTDTNKEKIFKVLGALAAVTAILLWWHHHVISGMTRAMDDGIVSALNNSVVSTDSLIERLATGAYIQLLYVWKLIVPFYLTHDYSYNQIPVVGLFHAKSLGGLAVIIGLLFVAYKGLMKKDPISFGILFFFFTIITVANVLMYIGATFAERFLYAPSLGYAMVVGMLLPKLMRDKVLDLSSGVIQVLKNNKIYALVLIVLLSLYGARTIDRNKDWENNDTLFSNDVKIATESARIHYNWGTELYRQANDIIDIERRKNMAAKGAAELEMAVAIFPEYLDAWNNLGNCYKLTEEYDKAIFSFNSALQFDPGYSKAYYNGGFAFYDAKDYKNCITYLSNYLQLKQADYGLYYLIGKSYGNLGDFDNAITYLKLSLTLKPDYLTAMKDLGAAYGMKKDFKNSIEISLKAIKQDPNSINVLRNIAVGYYNLGDEPKYIEYLARSKAAEEAAKQK
- the metX gene encoding homoserine O-acetyltransferase; its protein translation is MAKELFKTESTLHLDCGKRLNNIEIAYHTYGELNEDKSNVVWVCHALTANSNVEDWWGGLFGDGKLIGPDKFVVCANIIGSCFGSTGPTSIDPDSGKPYFLDFPMITMRDIAKAHVMLRKHLGIEKISLGMAGSMGGSQILEWAIIEPEVFEKMVVISTGAQESAWRIAIHTTQRMAIENDKTWGEKDIKAASNGLKLARAIGILTYRNYEIFQEKQLDAEPKIEDFKAASYIHYQGRKLLNRFNAYSYWYLTKAMDAHNVAWKRGNSIEKVLGDIKTNTLVIGTRSDLLSPIVEQIYLAEKLGNAVYKEIDSEFGHDGFLTETGLLTDIIKPFMN
- a CDS encoding phosphoadenylyl-sulfate reductase, with the protein product MGELDNINAKYKDLNYEERIKELYNDFEMEDVLLTSSFGITSILMIHIFNQIKKEQPIHFIDTHYLFEATLKYKQDLIDRFGLNVVDIYPEDWKNEFTTKDETWTKDVDLCCSINKVEPLEKVKENHKVWVSGLMSWQSRYRSRLKVFEEKNGIIKFHPLIDLTQEESEAYIKEHDLPFHPMKDTGYSSVGCTHCTQKGEGRQGRWMDSRKTECGLHL
- a CDS encoding bifunctional precorrin-2 dehydrogenase/sirohydrochlorin ferrochelatase, whose protein sequence is MSISSDRNNLFPLFLKLEEWDTLIVGAGNIGLEKLTVLIASSPKARIKVVAEKVSDAFERFAIQHANVEVAERSFEEPDLHGVDMMILATNNKEVNAEIKEMGKKYRILTNVVDTPGLCDFYFGSIVNKKHLKIAISTNGKSPVVAKRLRQYFEEHLPDEMDDSIENLHALRDRIQGDLAQKAKALNDLTQILVLKEKEEQQN
- a CDS encoding O-succinylhomoserine sulfhydrylase: MGQNFETKAVRTQAERTQMKEHSVPMYLTSSFCYDDAEEMRATFNGEIDRNIYSRFSNPNTSEFEAKMCLLEEAERGHATASGMAAIFASFAALLSAGDHLLVSRSIFGSIHSLILHDLTRFGIEYTYVDVDKPETWEANIKKNTKMLFIETPSNPGLDIIDLEWAANLAEAHGLILNVDNCFATPYLQQPIKYGAHISCHSATKFIDGQGRVMGGIVLGNEELIEKVYMFCRRTGPSMSPFNAWVLSKSLETLAVRMDRHCENALKLAQILEAHPDIETVKYPGLKSHPQFEIAQRQMRLGGGVVTFTVKGGLERGVKLLDNLEMCSLTANLGDTRTIATHPASTTHSKLSDEERAAVGISNGLIRISVGLEDIIDIIKDIEQALDKSK